Proteins from one Candidatus Desulfovibrio trichonymphae genomic window:
- a CDS encoding glycine--tRNA ligase subunit alpha, with protein MYFQDIILTLQNYWGGRDCVLEQPSGVECGAGTFNPSTFLRVIGPEPWNVAYVEPSRRPTDGRYGENPNRLQRYFQFQVVLKPSPDNVQEQYLESLKALDVNPACHDIRFVEDDWESPTLGAWGLGWEVWLNGMEVSQFTYFQQVGGIDLSPVSVELTYGLERLAMYLQGVESVYDIRWNADVTYGNIYHQNEVEQSRHNFEVNDAAMLLRHFADFEGQCKSMLALNLPWPAYDYCLKCSHTFNLLDARGAISITERTGYIGRVRALAAGVARLYAAQREELGYPLLKKDVR; from the coding sequence ATGTATTTTCAAGATATCATTCTGACGCTGCAAAACTACTGGGGCGGACGCGACTGCGTTCTGGAGCAACCCTCCGGCGTGGAATGCGGGGCCGGAACCTTCAACCCCAGCACTTTTTTACGCGTCATAGGGCCGGAGCCATGGAATGTGGCCTATGTGGAGCCATCTCGACGGCCCACAGACGGCCGCTACGGCGAAAATCCCAACCGTCTGCAGCGCTATTTTCAGTTTCAGGTTGTGCTCAAGCCATCGCCGGACAACGTGCAGGAACAATATCTCGAAAGTCTGAAAGCCTTGGATGTGAACCCTGCCTGTCACGATATCCGTTTTGTGGAAGACGACTGGGAATCGCCCACTTTGGGCGCCTGGGGCCTGGGATGGGAGGTCTGGCTCAACGGCATGGAAGTAAGCCAGTTTACCTATTTTCAGCAGGTGGGCGGCATTGATCTTTCGCCGGTCAGCGTGGAGCTGACTTACGGTCTGGAACGCCTCGCAATGTATCTGCAGGGTGTGGAATCTGTGTATGACATCCGATGGAACGCCGACGTAACTTACGGCAATATCTATCATCAGAATGAAGTGGAACAGTCCCGCCATAATTTTGAGGTCAACGACGCCGCGATGCTGCTGCGTCACTTCGCGGATTTTGAAGGGCAGTGCAAGTCCATGCTCGCCCTCAATCTGCCTTGGCCCGCCTATGACTATTGCCTGAAATGCTCACACACGTTCAATCTCCTGGACGCCCGCGGCGCCATCTCCATCACAGAGCGCACAGGCTACATCGGGAGAGTCCGGGCTCTGGCCGCAGGCGTAGCGCGCCTGTATGCGGCACAACGGGAAGAGTTGGGTTACCCCCTGCTTAAAAAGGACGTGAGGTGA
- a CDS encoding helix-turn-helix domain-containing protein — translation MTLEELGATLRTERKKRALSIEDMADTLKIGARLLRAMEEGDMVPLPHPAYAKGFIRAYSSFFGLAAEDMVSALQSLDVLKTGATIQAVYIPDAVTEPRSSPKWLGPAVMALLCMGGAYFVLHTNVFNSLDRPPQRLTQPAQPVALPQAPPQERVRRSKLPATAAADKTAAQARPERAATPLPVESADAAAAKPAAHNVIVTAVEKCWIHSRADHTGTRKFLLHKGDTFALTFSKKLEIKFGNAGGVRIRYNGEEIPTPGQSGQVRTLVFPPATRQE, via the coding sequence ATGACGCTGGAGGAACTGGGCGCGACTTTGCGTACCGAGCGCAAAAAACGTGCTTTGAGCATTGAGGACATGGCCGACACTCTGAAAATCGGCGCACGGCTCTTGCGTGCCATGGAAGAAGGTGACATGGTGCCCCTGCCGCATCCGGCCTACGCCAAAGGCTTTATCCGTGCGTATTCCTCCTTTTTTGGACTTGCGGCAGAAGATATGGTATCGGCTCTTCAGTCTTTGGACGTCTTAAAAACAGGAGCGACCATTCAGGCCGTCTACATACCTGACGCAGTGACGGAGCCCCGCAGCAGTCCGAAATGGCTTGGGCCTGCCGTCATGGCTCTACTGTGCATGGGCGGAGCGTATTTTGTTTTGCATACCAACGTGTTCAACTCGCTGGATCGTCCGCCGCAACGTCTTACCCAACCTGCTCAGCCTGTCGCTTTGCCGCAAGCGCCGCCGCAAGAACGGGTCCGCCGGTCGAAACTACCGGCGACCGCCGCTGCCGACAAAACAGCGGCACAGGCAAGACCGGAGCGCGCCGCTACGCCGCTGCCGGTTGAAAGCGCGGACGCCGCCGCGGCAAAACCCGCTGCTCACAATGTCATTGTGACGGCCGTCGAGAAATGCTGGATACATTCCCGCGCGGATCATACCGGCACGCGTAAATTTTTACTGCACAAAGGCGACACCTTCGCCCTGACGTTCAGCAAAAAACTGGAGATCAAATTCGGTAATGCGGGCGGCGTGCGCATACGCTATAACGGAGAAGAAATACCGACGCCGGGACAGTCCGGCCAGGTGCGCACACTGGTCTTTCCGCCCGCGACGCGACAAGAATAA
- a CDS encoding 30S ribosomal protein S1, with product MTNPETGHDNEMNFESALENYLNPDFGNLEEGSIVKGEIVRVNDDNVLVDVNFKSEGLIPAAEFRDAAGNMTVKLGDRMDVYVQRKNEMDGTITLSFEKAKRMQIFDQLEDVQENNKVVKGHIMRRIKGGYTVDIDGVEAFLPGSHVDLRPVPDMDALVNQEFEFRVLKINRRRSNVIVSRRVLLEEERDSKRQDLLRTLEEGQTVSGRAKNITEYGVFVDLGGLDGLLHITDMSWKRIRHPKEMITMGQDLTLKVLSFNRDNNKVSLGLKQLVPDPWQDISARFPDGNHCTGKVTNLVDYGAFVELEPGVEGLVHISEMSWTRKLRHPSQMVHTGDEVDVVILSVDGDKKRISLGMKQARPNPWEVVAEKYPEGTVLEGEIKNITEFGMFIGIEDGIDGLIHVSDISWTKKVRHPNEMYNVGGMVQAKVLTVDQENEKFTLGVKQLVDDPWGHVPNTYPVGCSVKGVVTNVTDFGLFVEVEEGIEGLVHVSELSNKKVKTSTEIYKEGQEIQAKVIYVSAEERRLGLSIKQIKDEEERRKPKEFYTGSQESGQNLGDLLKQKLEESETN from the coding sequence ATGACAAATCCAGAAACCGGGCACGACAATGAAATGAATTTTGAGAGCGCCCTCGAGAACTATCTCAACCCTGATTTCGGCAATCTTGAGGAAGGCTCAATTGTGAAAGGCGAAATCGTTCGCGTTAACGACGACAATGTGCTTGTTGACGTGAACTTCAAGTCTGAAGGGCTGATTCCCGCCGCGGAATTTCGCGACGCGGCAGGCAATATGACCGTCAAGCTGGGCGACAGGATGGATGTGTACGTGCAGCGCAAAAACGAAATGGACGGTACCATCACCCTTTCCTTTGAAAAGGCCAAACGCATGCAGATCTTTGATCAGCTTGAAGATGTGCAGGAAAACAACAAGGTTGTCAAAGGACATATTATGCGCCGCATAAAGGGCGGCTACACGGTTGACATTGACGGCGTGGAAGCCTTTTTGCCCGGTTCGCATGTTGATTTGCGCCCTGTTCCTGATATGGACGCTCTGGTCAACCAGGAATTTGAGTTCCGTGTGCTTAAAATCAACCGTCGCCGCAGCAATGTGATTGTTTCCCGGCGTGTTCTGCTGGAAGAAGAGCGGGATTCAAAGCGGCAAGATTTGCTGCGCACCTTGGAAGAGGGCCAGACTGTCAGCGGCAGGGCGAAGAATATCACAGAATATGGCGTGTTTGTAGACCTCGGCGGTCTGGATGGCCTGCTGCATATTACGGATATGAGCTGGAAGCGCATACGCCATCCCAAGGAAATGATCACCATGGGCCAGGATTTGACCCTGAAAGTGCTTTCCTTTAACCGTGATAACAACAAGGTTTCTCTTGGTCTCAAACAACTGGTGCCTGATCCGTGGCAGGATATTTCCGCTCGTTTCCCCGATGGGAATCACTGTACAGGCAAAGTCACCAACCTTGTTGACTATGGAGCCTTTGTGGAGCTGGAGCCCGGCGTGGAAGGCCTTGTTCACATTTCTGAAATGTCATGGACGCGCAAACTGCGGCATCCTTCCCAGATGGTGCACACCGGGGACGAGGTGGACGTGGTGATTCTTAGCGTGGACGGCGACAAGAAGCGCATCAGCCTCGGCATGAAGCAGGCGCGTCCCAACCCATGGGAAGTGGTTGCCGAGAAATATCCCGAAGGCACCGTGCTTGAGGGCGAGATCAAGAACATTACGGAATTCGGCATGTTCATCGGCATTGAAGACGGCATTGACGGCCTTATTCACGTTTCTGACATTTCCTGGACAAAAAAAGTGCGTCATCCGAACGAGATGTACAATGTCGGCGGCATGGTGCAGGCAAAAGTGCTCACCGTGGATCAGGAAAACGAAAAATTTACCTTGGGTGTCAAGCAGCTTGTGGACGATCCCTGGGGTCATGTTCCTAACACATACCCCGTGGGTTGCTCTGTGAAGGGCGTTGTGACCAATGTGACGGATTTCGGTCTGTTTGTGGAAGTGGAGGAAGGCATAGAAGGCCTTGTGCACGTCTCTGAACTGTCCAACAAAAAAGTCAAGACTTCCACGGAAATATACAAGGAAGGCCAGGAAATTCAGGCAAAGGTTATCTATGTCAGCGCTGAGGAGCGCCGGCTGGGTCTGTCTATCAAGCAGATCAAGGATGAAGAAGAGCGCCGTAAGCCCAAAGAATTTTACACAGGTTCGCAGGAAAGCGGGCAGAACCTGGGCGATTTGCTGAAACAGAAACTGGAAGAAAGCGAAACTAACTGA
- the glyS gene encoding glycine--tRNA ligase subunit beta, which yields MATFVLEIGSEELPSRFLPAEEAELAQRFAAALAEAGVLHGPLRVMSTPRRAVVLIKNMDPIQQEKEELVLGPPARVAYTSDGAPTKALEGFARTHCLAVTDVFRAATEKGDYAAVRKHMGGVSVKDLLAHICPAVINEIPFAKRMRWGAYNIAYARPLRWIVALLDAEIIPFSVGPVASGRDTRGHRVHGFGPFSVPEAEAWQGIVTGSGAVAPDPVTRRNVIVQGGDTQARAIGGTVLWNERLLDEVQGLTEHPVPMLADFDPAYLEVPREVLLTSMESHQKSFGIAARDGSLMPHFLTVLNLTPENVNLVKHGWERVLRARLEDACFFWRADLKENFDHWLAKLDQVIFLGSMGSMGDKTRRLQILCRSLAEQCAPDLADTVARAGRLSKADLVTGLVGEFDNLQGIMGGIYAERKGEDKAVADALQEQYLPAGPDSPLPQSRAGALLSLADKTDTLVACFGLKMIPNGTADPNGLRRCAIGIIRIVLDFGFSLDMREVFTQVLHLYAAQGQALPVAQTLDKLMDFLAGRLRNHFTGQGQETPLVDAALGAGVAKLHDCAARLAALAVFSRRPGYAEAVQTFKRVVNIVRKQGGADALPDIWDDALLQETSERALAATLKDLLPRLDVLRADGDHGAALACLTEVRPDVEAFFDGVMVMCENASLRVNRLAMLAALGARFARIADFAALQI from the coding sequence ATGGCGACTTTTGTACTTGAAATCGGCAGTGAAGAATTGCCCTCCCGTTTTCTGCCCGCGGAAGAGGCTGAACTTGCGCAGCGCTTTGCTGCGGCTCTGGCCGAGGCTGGCGTACTGCACGGCCCATTGCGCGTTATGAGCACGCCTCGACGGGCTGTTGTGCTGATCAAAAATATGGATCCCATACAACAGGAAAAAGAAGAGCTTGTTTTGGGGCCACCGGCTCGTGTGGCCTACACGTCCGACGGGGCGCCCACAAAAGCTCTGGAAGGCTTCGCGCGTACGCACTGCCTTGCCGTTACCGACGTTTTTCGCGCAGCAACGGAAAAAGGCGACTACGCTGCCGTGCGCAAACACATGGGCGGTGTTTCCGTCAAAGACCTGTTGGCGCATATCTGCCCGGCTGTCATAAACGAGATACCTTTTGCCAAACGCATGCGCTGGGGCGCATACAATATTGCCTACGCGCGCCCGCTGCGCTGGATTGTCGCCTTGCTGGACGCGGAAATCATCCCCTTCAGCGTCGGGCCTGTAGCGTCGGGGCGCGACACGCGTGGTCATCGCGTTCACGGGTTTGGCCCGTTCTCCGTGCCTGAGGCAGAAGCGTGGCAGGGTATTGTCACCGGGTCAGGCGCTGTTGCGCCTGACCCGGTGACACGCCGCAACGTCATTGTGCAGGGCGGCGATACACAGGCACGCGCCATCGGCGGAACAGTGCTGTGGAATGAGCGCCTGCTTGACGAAGTGCAGGGGCTGACAGAACACCCCGTGCCCATGCTTGCGGATTTTGATCCGGCCTATTTGGAAGTGCCCCGCGAGGTTTTGCTGACGAGCATGGAAAGCCATCAGAAAAGCTTCGGCATTGCCGCACGTGACGGCAGCCTGATGCCTCATTTTTTAACCGTGCTCAATCTGACTCCGGAGAATGTCAATCTGGTCAAACACGGATGGGAGCGCGTGCTCCGCGCCCGGCTGGAAGACGCATGCTTTTTCTGGCGCGCCGATTTAAAAGAAAATTTTGACCACTGGCTTGCCAAACTTGATCAGGTAATTTTTCTCGGCAGCATGGGCAGCATGGGCGATAAAACCCGGCGTCTTCAAATCCTGTGCCGAAGTCTGGCGGAGCAATGTGCCCCTGACCTCGCCGACACGGTCGCGCGTGCCGGGCGGCTCTCCAAGGCTGATCTGGTCACAGGGCTTGTGGGTGAATTTGATAATCTGCAGGGCATTATGGGCGGTATCTACGCTGAACGCAAAGGCGAGGACAAAGCTGTGGCCGATGCACTGCAGGAACAGTATCTGCCCGCCGGGCCGGATTCTCCCCTGCCGCAAAGCCGTGCGGGAGCCCTGCTGTCTCTGGCGGACAAAACCGACACACTGGTAGCCTGCTTCGGCCTGAAGATGATCCCCAACGGCACGGCAGACCCCAACGGGCTTCGGCGTTGCGCCATAGGTATCATACGCATTGTGCTGGACTTCGGTTTTTCTCTGGACATGCGCGAAGTTTTTACACAGGTGCTGCATTTGTATGCGGCACAGGGGCAGGCGCTGCCTGTGGCGCAAACGCTGGACAAACTGATGGATTTTCTGGCCGGCAGGCTGCGTAACCACTTTACAGGCCAGGGGCAGGAAACTCCGTTGGTGGACGCGGCACTTGGCGCGGGCGTCGCAAAATTGCACGACTGCGCGGCGCGTCTCGCCGCGCTTGCGGTCTTCAGCCGCCGGCCCGGCTATGCCGAGGCCGTGCAGACCTTCAAACGCGTTGTCAATATCGTGCGCAAACAGGGAGGAGCAGATGCCCTGCCCGACATATGGGACGACGCCTTGCTGCAGGAAACGTCGGAAAGAGCTCTGGCCGCAACGCTCAAAGACCTGCTGCCCCGGCTTGATGTGCTTCGGGCCGACGGTGATCACGGCGCGGCGTTGGCCTGCCTGACGGAAGTGCGCCCGGATGTGGAGGCTTTTTTTGACGGGGTAATGGTGATGTGTGAAAACGCCTCACTGCGCGTCAACCGTCTTGCCATGCTCGCGGCGCTGGGTGCCCGCTTCGCCAGAATTGCGGACTTCGCGGCCTTGCAGATATGA
- the recO gene encoding DNA repair protein RecO: protein MATEWADHALVLRMGRFREADVWLKLLCRKRGLLTFFAFGASRSRRRFCGCLDVLNTLQCRVKAARGDNFFNLEEAVLLTGSRTLRHNWQRMGIAANCLRFVEALGVNTEGAAEAFALVEDLRQTLEQAPRLPSMLPLFFRLRLAGAAGLAPLLGQCGACGAALADAAIFLTDEGQLRCTACRPARSTSYGVDLSGASLAILRRVQHTLPSAWPTEEPAAANRRACARAVDGFVQYHLGLAFEGGRFRRI from the coding sequence ATGGCGACGGAATGGGCGGATCACGCGCTGGTGCTGCGTATGGGGCGCTTTCGTGAGGCTGACGTCTGGCTGAAATTGCTTTGCCGCAAGCGCGGCCTGCTGACGTTCTTTGCTTTTGGCGCGAGCCGCAGCCGGAGACGTTTCTGCGGTTGTCTGGATGTGCTCAACACTCTACAATGCCGTGTCAAAGCGGCCAGAGGCGACAACTTCTTCAATCTTGAAGAAGCTGTTTTGCTGACAGGCTCGCGAACATTGCGTCACAACTGGCAACGCATGGGCATCGCCGCAAACTGTCTGCGCTTTGTGGAAGCTCTCGGCGTGAATACGGAAGGGGCTGCGGAAGCCTTTGCCCTTGTGGAGGATTTGCGGCAAACGCTTGAGCAAGCGCCGCGCCTGCCCTCAATGTTGCCGCTTTTTTTTCGTCTGCGTCTGGCCGGCGCCGCGGGTCTGGCCCCGTTGCTCGGGCAATGCGGCGCATGCGGCGCGGCGCTTGCCGACGCCGCGATTTTTCTGACGGATGAAGGGCAACTGCGCTGCACGGCCTGCCGCCCCGCGCGTTCAACAAGCTACGGCGTGGATCTTTCCGGCGCGAGCCTCGCCATCTTGCGCCGCGTTCAGCACACATTGCCATCCGCCTGGCCAACGGAAGAGCCGGCGGCGGCAAACCGCAGAGCCTGCGCCAGAGCTGTTGACGGTTTTGTGCAGTATCACCTCGGACTTGCCTTTGAAGGCGGCCGTTTTCGCCGGATATAA
- a CDS encoding SurA N-terminal domain-containing protein has protein sequence MKKLFVFMPAILLCTVIAAHAAQINKVAAVVNGQVITMMDLQKIAVPNIARARLVPNKPSDAEAIDQVLRKTLDMMIMDILIVQDAKRLKVSIASSDVDKQIERMMQAHNMTKAQFEEQLAKDKMPLAELRKSIEKNLLRQKIMGLEVSRRVIVSQEEIKAYYESHKDSLFNRDNLHMALLVYPPKAKAGELAAQIKNGSLSFEEAVRKYSIASNKDKGGDMGPVKWDKLNPEWEGRLTKMKPGDVTEIFVLNNFKAQVRLFRPGGGVVNLLTLEEATPQIDAILRQPKAMERLEEYSAQLRNKAIIDIRL, from the coding sequence GTGAAAAAATTGTTTGTTTTCATGCCGGCAATCCTGTTGTGCACCGTGATTGCCGCGCATGCGGCCCAGATCAACAAGGTGGCGGCAGTGGTCAACGGTCAGGTGATCACCATGATGGATCTGCAGAAAATTGCCGTGCCCAACATTGCGCGCGCGCGGCTTGTCCCGAACAAACCCTCGGATGCTGAGGCCATTGATCAGGTGTTGCGCAAAACGCTCGACATGATGATTATGGATATTCTCATCGTTCAGGACGCCAAACGGCTCAAAGTCAGCATTGCATCGTCAGATGTGGACAAGCAGATCGAAAGAATGATGCAGGCGCATAATATGACCAAGGCACAATTTGAGGAACAGCTCGCAAAAGACAAAATGCCTCTTGCCGAACTGCGCAAAAGCATAGAAAAAAACCTGCTGCGCCAAAAAATTATGGGCTTGGAGGTCTCGCGCAGGGTCATTGTGTCGCAGGAAGAAATCAAGGCTTATTATGAAAGTCACAAAGACAGCCTTTTCAATCGGGACAACCTGCACATGGCTCTGCTGGTATACCCACCCAAAGCCAAGGCTGGCGAGCTGGCGGCACAGATCAAAAACGGCAGCCTGAGTTTTGAAGAGGCCGTGCGCAAATATTCTATTGCCTCCAACAAGGATAAAGGCGGAGATATGGGGCCTGTGAAATGGGACAAACTGAACCCAGAGTGGGAAGGCCGTCTGACGAAAATGAAGCCCGGCGACGTGACGGAAATTTTTGTTCTCAACAACTTCAAGGCACAGGTGCGTCTGTTCAGGCCCGGCGGCGGCGTTGTAAACCTTCTTACACTGGAAGAAGCCACACCGCAGATTGACGCCATCCTGCGCCAGCCCAAGGCTATGGAACGGCTTGAGGAATATTCCGCCCAGTTGCGCAATAAGGCCATTATTGACATCCGGCTGTAA
- a CDS encoding PD-(D/E)XK nuclease family protein, which yields MTAKPPFLLFPLQRPFLPDLKEMLAKLTAGRPGSALLIVPHNRPWRYLQHLYGREKTPRLLPKVMTIAEMTGIWRNAAADVPLHTAGLLDQIALLHACVQHLGKEDTKIAGRFARMDMSLFLPWGLRLASLLEELFRQNVEAADITHAEAEAGETAAALLEALGRISAAYLAALEQRGWTTPGLDCRIAARHSATIPHLLAPGEGKTILAAGFFILTGTENTLLHSLWQAGAHICLHTDAGLATGNAAHWSCAEHAAWLRRWKAQAKPAVNAALEEITHRPSFSFFAGYDCHSQLEVLREKLAAGQYALSTAIVLPDSALLMPTLHHLPDKDVNVSMGYPLARSALCRLIQALFEMQTNRSKDGRCYWRHLRRILRHPYLNMLPVATDDEKPRSLREALRSLEALVMAGGRFVDLTSVVRECCATLPAAASELLDAVMRVMSSPLEAARTTADIADWLCGVCNFLITRGGEVWRHFPLDAEAMYRLVQHTAPMLRQTCLAQTPFPAATLHTITRHIIEQERVPFEAEPIAGIQVIGMLETRLLHFDHVFIVDATEDKLPGNPTHDPLLPDSLRAALGLPDAHEHGRATAYAFYRLCAGAAEVHFFWQEGVRDSPLLFGKKSRSRFVEQLLWEEEQRRGKLLEPGEAPLAAAACTAYATQNARKNLARNARLDAALRELTRVPLYASLLDVYLHCPLRFAWQYLYKIKPRQTISEGDDPPAVGECLHKALHAVYLPWLGKTVHTGDISAQRARKCFYKALEHADLQRLLPADSCLMLESAAPLRLKRFLEKQPDSVTILALEHKLSARLLLAGREYDFTGILDRLDRRDGLLVVVDYKTGQVRKPDGSLWSDAVFFDRAARLCASATAMDAAEADTMMEELRTRLPSVQLPCYLAMLDAKKSDPVGDALYVNLGMDGAEIPLLGDLADEERALALRYCTQTLALVLHCLENAETFPASPDKHCSWCPYASLCGS from the coding sequence ATGACAGCCAAACCGCCTTTTTTGCTGTTTCCGCTGCAACGCCCTTTTCTGCCGGATCTCAAGGAGATGCTGGCAAAACTGACAGCTGGCCGACCGGGATCTGCCCTGCTGATTGTGCCGCACAACCGCCCTTGGCGCTATCTACAGCATCTCTACGGGCGTGAAAAAACACCGCGGCTTTTGCCGAAAGTGATGACCATCGCCGAAATGACCGGCATCTGGCGCAATGCTGCAGCAGACGTGCCGCTGCACACGGCCGGTCTGCTGGATCAGATTGCCCTGCTGCATGCCTGTGTGCAGCATCTGGGCAAGGAAGACACAAAAATCGCCGGGCGGTTCGCCCGCATGGACATGTCGCTTTTTCTACCCTGGGGCCTGCGGCTTGCCTCGCTGCTGGAAGAACTGTTTCGCCAAAATGTAGAAGCGGCGGATATAACCCATGCCGAGGCTGAAGCGGGAGAAACAGCAGCGGCGCTGCTTGAGGCGCTCGGCCGTATAAGCGCCGCATATCTTGCCGCCCTTGAACAGCGCGGCTGGACAACGCCCGGTCTTGATTGCCGTATCGCCGCACGCCACAGCGCCACAATTCCCCACCTGCTTGCGCCCGGCGAGGGAAAAACGATACTGGCCGCAGGATTTTTTATACTGACCGGCACGGAAAACACCCTCTTGCACAGCCTTTGGCAGGCCGGCGCCCATATATGCCTGCACACTGATGCCGGGCTTGCCACAGGCAACGCGGCGCACTGGTCGTGCGCTGAGCATGCGGCCTGGCTGCGCCGATGGAAGGCGCAGGCAAAACCCGCAGTAAACGCCGCGCTGGAAGAGATTACGCACAGACCGTCTTTTTCCTTTTTCGCCGGGTACGACTGCCACTCCCAACTTGAGGTGCTGCGAGAAAAACTCGCCGCCGGGCAATATGCGCTATCCACAGCCATTGTGCTGCCGGACAGCGCCCTGCTCATGCCGACGCTTCACCATCTGCCGGATAAGGACGTCAACGTGTCCATGGGCTATCCGCTTGCGCGCTCCGCCCTCTGCCGTCTGATTCAGGCACTTTTTGAAATGCAGACGAACCGAAGCAAAGACGGACGCTGCTACTGGCGCCATCTGCGCCGGATTTTGCGCCATCCCTACCTGAACATGCTGCCTGTAGCGACAGACGACGAGAAACCGCGCTCTTTGCGCGAAGCCCTGCGGAGTCTGGAAGCCCTGGTCATGGCGGGCGGTCGTTTTGTTGACCTCACGTCTGTTGTGCGGGAATGCTGCGCAACGTTGCCCGCAGCCGCAAGCGAGCTTCTTGATGCGGTGATGCGCGTCATGTCGTCGCCGCTTGAAGCGGCCCGGACAACAGCCGATATCGCCGACTGGCTGTGCGGCGTCTGCAATTTTTTGATCACGCGCGGCGGTGAGGTGTGGCGGCATTTCCCGCTGGACGCTGAGGCCATGTACCGCCTTGTACAGCACACCGCGCCCATGCTGCGGCAAACCTGTCTGGCACAAACCCCCTTTCCGGCTGCCACGCTGCACACCATCACACGACATATTATTGAACAGGAACGCGTGCCCTTTGAAGCAGAACCGATCGCCGGCATTCAGGTCATCGGCATGCTGGAAACCCGTCTGCTGCACTTTGACCATGTCTTCATTGTTGACGCCACAGAAGACAAACTGCCCGGCAACCCGACTCACGACCCACTGCTGCCTGATTCGCTGCGCGCGGCCCTAGGCCTGCCCGACGCACATGAACACGGCCGCGCCACGGCCTACGCGTTCTACCGGCTCTGCGCCGGCGCCGCGGAAGTCCATTTTTTTTGGCAGGAAGGTGTCCGCGATTCGCCCCTCCTTTTCGGCAAAAAAAGCCGCAGCCGTTTTGTGGAGCAATTGCTCTGGGAGGAAGAACAGCGCCGCGGCAAACTGCTTGAACCTGGCGAGGCGCCCCTGGCGGCTGCGGCCTGCACGGCGTACGCAACACAAAACGCCCGCAAAAATCTGGCCCGCAACGCAAGACTTGACGCGGCGTTACGCGAACTGACACGCGTGCCGCTTTACGCGTCGCTTCTTGATGTTTACCTGCACTGCCCCCTGCGCTTCGCCTGGCAATATCTGTACAAAATAAAGCCGCGGCAGACCATCAGCGAGGGCGACGATCCGCCTGCAGTCGGCGAGTGCCTGCACAAAGCGCTGCACGCCGTCTACCTGCCCTGGCTGGGTAAGACAGTGCACACGGGCGATATTTCCGCACAGCGCGCACGTAAGTGTTTCTATAAAGCGCTTGAGCACGCCGACCTGCAGCGACTTCTGCCGGCTGACAGCTGTCTGATGCTGGAAAGCGCTGCCCCCCTGCGGCTTAAACGCTTTCTGGAAAAACAGCCGGACAGCGTCACAATTCTTGCGCTGGAACACAAATTGTCGGCGCGGCTGCTCCTGGCAGGCCGCGAATATGACTTTACCGGCATTCTGGACCGTCTGGACAGGCGTGACGGCCTGCTGGTCGTTGTGGATTACAAAACGGGACAAGTCAGGAAGCCCGACGGCAGCCTGTGGTCTGACGCGGTTTTTTTTGACAGGGCGGCACGGCTGTGCGCCTCCGCGACAGCCATGGATGCGGCGGAGGCCGACACAATGATGGAAGAGTTGCGCACGCGCCTGCCCAGTGTACAGCTTCCATGCTATCTGGCCATGCTCGACGCAAAAAAATCCGATCCTGTTGGCGATGCACTCTATGTCAATCTCGGGATGGACGGCGCGGAAATTCCGTTGCTCGGCGACCTTGCGGACGAAGAACGCGCCTTAGCCCTCAGATATTGCACACAGACGCTCGCATTGGTGCTGCATTGTCTGGAAAACGCCGAGACCTTCCCGGCCAGCCCGGACAAACACTGCTCCTGGTGCCCCTACGCGAGTCTGTGCGGGTCATGA